A stretch of Imperialibacter roseus DNA encodes these proteins:
- the argG gene encoding argininosuccinate synthase yields MKKKVLLAYSGGLDTSYCLIYLQSLGYEVHTALADTGGFTKEELDVLATKAIKLGAASHQVLNIVEEYYQEGIRFLLYGNVLKNQAYPLSVSAERVFQARAIARLANQLNVDAIAHGSTGAGNDQVRFDLVFQALCPGKEIIAPIREKKLSREEEIQFLKEHKVEMNFDKALYSVNQGLWGTSVGGKETLGSNGFLPEEAFPSKVTESASKSIVIEFEKGQPVGLDGKKMKPVEVIKALNALGGSYGIGRDIHVGDTILGIKGRVGFEAPAPAILIKAHQGLEKHVLSKFQLQIKEQQSLWYGQLMHEGLWLDPACRNLEAFLESSQARVTGKVFVVLAPYRFQVHGIESKFDLMNNLFGKYGEMNSLWSADDAKGFAKIFGVQQMIIQKVGEHAGE; encoded by the coding sequence ATGAAGAAGAAAGTCTTATTGGCCTATAGTGGAGGGCTTGATACCTCCTATTGTTTGATCTATTTGCAGTCGTTGGGTTACGAGGTGCATACGGCCTTAGCTGACACGGGAGGGTTTACCAAAGAGGAGTTGGATGTGTTGGCAACAAAGGCCATCAAACTTGGAGCGGCCAGCCACCAGGTGCTCAATATTGTGGAGGAGTACTATCAGGAGGGTATCAGGTTTCTGCTGTATGGCAACGTACTGAAGAATCAGGCTTATCCACTGTCTGTGAGTGCGGAGCGGGTTTTTCAGGCCAGGGCTATTGCCAGGCTGGCTAATCAGCTGAATGTGGATGCGATTGCCCATGGTTCTACCGGCGCTGGCAACGACCAGGTTCGCTTCGACCTTGTTTTTCAGGCGCTTTGCCCAGGCAAGGAGATCATAGCACCGATAAGGGAGAAAAAACTTAGCCGGGAGGAAGAAATCCAATTCCTGAAAGAGCACAAGGTTGAGATGAACTTCGATAAGGCCCTTTACTCAGTAAACCAGGGGCTTTGGGGTACGTCAGTGGGAGGAAAGGAAACGCTTGGCTCTAACGGCTTTTTACCCGAGGAAGCTTTCCCAAGCAAGGTGACTGAGTCGGCGTCAAAGTCCATTGTCATTGAATTTGAGAAGGGGCAGCCAGTTGGGTTGGATGGGAAGAAAATGAAACCCGTGGAAGTTATCAAAGCGCTCAATGCGCTGGGCGGTAGCTACGGTATAGGAAGAGACATTCACGTGGGCGATACAATATTAGGCATCAAGGGAAGGGTTGGTTTTGAAGCGCCGGCACCGGCCATTCTCATCAAAGCCCATCAGGGACTTGAGAAGCATGTGCTGAGTAAATTTCAGCTTCAGATCAAAGAACAACAATCACTGTGGTATGGACAGCTGATGCATGAAGGCCTTTGGCTGGATCCGGCATGCCGCAATTTGGAGGCCTTTCTGGAAAGCTCTCAGGCAAGGGTAACGGGTAAAGTCTTCGTGGTGCTGGCTCCCTATCGTTTTCAGGTGCATGGTATCGAGTCGAAGTTTGACTTGATGAACAATCTGTTTGGTAAGTACGGAGAAATGAACAGTCTTTGGTCGGCAGACGATGCAAAGGGCTTCGCCAAAATATTTGGCGTGCAACAAATGATCATTCAAAAAGTTGGGGAGCATGCCGGAGAGTAA
- a CDS encoding N-acetylornithine carbamoyltransferase — protein MNNFLSLDDVSDPMAFAREAIELKKNPLADMHLGRGKMLGMVFFNSSLRTRMSVQKAAFNLGIQTMVLNVGGDLWTLETQDGAVMNGKAAEHIKEAVPVMANYCDILAVRCFPGLENRDIDSEEKILTAFATKSGKPVVNMESATLHPLQSLADLITILEHQPKPRPKVVLSWAPHIKPLPHCVSNSFSQWMNKADVEFVITHPKGLELGTKYTKGAVIEHDQRKAFEGADFIYAKNWSSYNDYGKFMDAPEWIIDAEKMAWTNQARFMHCLPVRRNVEVADDVLDGPHSIVVKQAANREFATQRVLKELLKELKH, from the coding sequence ATGAACAATTTCTTATCCTTAGACGACGTAAGTGACCCGATGGCTTTTGCGAGAGAAGCTATTGAATTGAAGAAGAATCCATTGGCAGACATGCACCTTGGAAGAGGAAAAATGCTGGGAATGGTATTTTTTAACTCCAGTCTGAGGACAAGAATGAGCGTGCAAAAGGCCGCTTTTAATCTTGGTATACAAACTATGGTGCTCAACGTGGGGGGCGACTTGTGGACACTTGAGACCCAGGATGGGGCCGTTATGAACGGAAAGGCTGCTGAGCATATCAAGGAAGCTGTGCCGGTAATGGCCAATTATTGTGATATACTTGCCGTTAGGTGCTTTCCGGGGCTAGAGAACAGAGATATTGATTCTGAGGAAAAAATTTTAACCGCTTTCGCTACCAAGTCGGGAAAGCCGGTAGTTAATATGGAGTCGGCTACGCTGCACCCCCTGCAATCACTGGCTGACTTGATAACTATACTGGAGCATCAACCAAAGCCGAGGCCAAAGGTCGTGCTTTCGTGGGCGCCTCACATCAAACCACTTCCCCATTGTGTTTCCAATTCGTTTTCTCAATGGATGAATAAAGCAGATGTGGAGTTTGTGATTACCCACCCCAAAGGGCTTGAGCTTGGGACGAAGTACACCAAAGGTGCGGTAATAGAGCATGACCAAAGGAAGGCATTTGAAGGGGCAGATTTTATTTATGCTAAAAATTGGTCATCATATAACGACTACGGCAAATTTATGGACGCTCCGGAATGGATCATAGATGCTGAGAAGATGGCGTGGACAAATCAAGCCAGGTTTATGCATTGTCTGCCGGTTCGACGGAATGTTGAGGTGGCCGATGATGTGTTGGATGGGCCACATAGTATCGTGGTGAAACAGGCTGCCAACCGGGAATTTGCTACGCAGCGAGTTTTAAAGGAATTATTGAAAGAGTTAAAGCATTGA
- the nqrC gene encoding NADH:ubiquinone reductase (Na(+)-transporting) subunit C, translated as MTIILGGALSLASVGLKPAQTKQIELDTKKKILGAVMDISNLKTGEEVLALYDKRFKSVVVDIDGNPVEKDAKGNPLVAEKIDIQKNHKVAKEERNYPVFMFLDENDPSKVIAYVFPMFGSGLWDWISGYMALDGDLNTIKGVAFDHKSETPGLGARITTPEIQGRYVGKEIFENGDLVSVTMVKGESGKPQDAHHVDGMSGATLTGKGVNAMLENYLSSYTAFIKKQKSASGQSAMAF; from the coding sequence ATGACCATCATACTTGGTGGAGCTTTATCACTTGCCTCGGTTGGCCTTAAGCCAGCCCAAACCAAGCAGATTGAGCTTGATACCAAGAAGAAAATTCTGGGTGCAGTAATGGATATTTCCAATCTCAAAACCGGAGAGGAAGTGTTGGCACTGTATGACAAGCGATTTAAATCTGTGGTTGTAGATATCGATGGTAACCCTGTTGAAAAGGATGCAAAGGGTAATCCTTTGGTTGCTGAGAAGATCGATATTCAGAAGAACCATAAAGTAGCTAAGGAGGAGAGAAACTACCCCGTTTTTATGTTCCTTGACGAAAATGATCCATCGAAAGTGATTGCCTACGTTTTCCCGATGTTTGGTAGCGGCCTTTGGGATTGGATTTCTGGTTACATGGCTTTGGATGGTGACCTGAATACTATCAAAGGAGTTGCATTTGACCATAAATCGGAGACTCCCGGACTTGGAGCGAGAATCACTACTCCGGAGATTCAGGGTCGCTACGTTGGAAAGGAAATATTTGAAAATGGTGATTTGGTATCTGTTACTATGGTGAAGGGAGAGAGTGGCAAGCCACAAGACGCCCACCATGTAGATGGAATGTCGGGTGCAACACTCACAGGAAAAGGAGTGAATGCGATGCTCGAAAATTACCTTTCGTCTTACACTGCATTTATTAAAAAGCAAAAGTCAGCTAGCGGGCAATCTGCAATGGCTTTTTGA
- a CDS encoding DUF502 domain-containing protein: MSRVVSYFLKGLVFVVPLALTVYVSVGVVRWLDGLIPIDIPGLGILAILAGTLMIGYLATYFITKPFFEYFEKILKRLPLVNMIYSSFNDLMTAFVGDKRKFDKAVVVNMDAHGILQRIGFITNEDLKAINLPGKVAVYFPISYSIAGDLYIVDRANITPLDIPAMEIMTFLVSGGMTDSFGKYKKKFRDTTKK, translated from the coding sequence ATGAGCAGAGTAGTAAGTTATTTCTTAAAGGGATTGGTGTTTGTGGTGCCCCTGGCGCTCACTGTGTATGTGAGTGTGGGAGTGGTGCGATGGCTTGATGGGTTGATTCCAATCGACATTCCAGGCTTGGGTATCCTGGCGATCCTGGCGGGCACGCTCATGATCGGTTACCTGGCTACCTATTTTATCACCAAACCCTTTTTTGAGTATTTTGAAAAGATTCTGAAAAGGCTGCCGCTGGTCAATATGATTTATTCGTCGTTTAACGACCTGATGACGGCTTTTGTAGGCGATAAGAGGAAGTTTGATAAAGCTGTAGTGGTGAATATGGATGCGCACGGCATACTTCAAAGAATTGGTTTTATAACTAATGAGGATCTCAAAGCAATCAACTTGCCAGGGAAGGTGGCTGTGTATTTTCCCATATCTTACAGCATTGCAGGCGACTTGTATATTGTGGATAGGGCGAATATCACACCGTTAGATATTCCTGCGATGGAGATCATGACTTTCCTGGTTTCAGGAGGAATGACTGACTCTTTCGGGAAATACAAGAAGAAATTTCGGGATACTACCAAAAAATGA
- a CDS encoding SusC/RagA family TonB-linked outer membrane protein translates to MKNNSTTLMLARSFLLMLFIKCVSVFPASAQDRIIKGKVTSEEDKSGIPGVNIVVKGATTGTISDGDGNYSLGVPASAETLVFSFIGLETQEVAIGSQSVIDLAMSSDVKQLTEVVVTAFGMERNKAALGYSIQSVGGDIVSKVPNQNIVNNLSGRVAGLQVSGNSVPGGSPEFIIRGFSSVSGNNQPLVVIDGVPIQQTSNSTSTERTNNQRFGGGLSEIDPNNIAEISLLKGPNAAALYGSRAANGVILVTTKSGKNNKGIGVDANFSTTFENPLVKPKFQNTYGGGFGYRSWYADGWSGTVDGFKGTRGTDESWGAPLDGRLVRQWWTGTETAPLVAQPDNWEQWWETGRTTVSTVAISGGNDNGNFRLAIGRTDQDGIVHNNNFWRNNFRLNSTYKFTDKLSITTIGEYIKSGSDNRNFLSNQTFIWHHRDVDYDKLRNYKDYEDVHIQRAGNTEPPNWQHTYFTNPYFIEEVLVRPNEKDRFLGNVALNYEFNEWLSLMVRSGTDVWTDTRLNIIAYERTRNSFGRGSYSEEVLRRQETNSDFIFTLNKDLTPDLKLTAQAGGVSRVNYYKRNYSEVQQLTIDKVYNLGNNASPNIDASAVEESQVNSLFGSFQVGYNNYLFLDVTGRNDWSSTLPASNNSFFYPSVSLSGVVTEMLGIKNSVLSFGKLRASWAQVGNDADPYLLQQVFSPTGLWDGAIPKFAESKEIANSSLKPEITTGIELGADLRFLSGRIGLDLTYYNQTTRDQILGVDISRASGYTRRVLNAGEIQNKGVEVQLNGTLVQVANSLRWDIGVNFSKNRNEVVALADGLTSLTLWSERGASLEARVGEPYGNLYGNKFARADDGQLLYKNGYPYNLAGQHVIGNITPDWLAGVSNTFSYKGVALSVLFDMKKGGALYDMGVSLQRVTGVLEETGVGREEGVIGAGVKNMGTEESPQYVNNDVVVPARNFYGYYSGRQYHEAAVFDGTYVKLREASLSYTLPAKWMSNNFLQSVSVSVVGRNLAILFKNTVHADPEISSASLGYSYGQLPSTRSMGFSVNVKF, encoded by the coding sequence ATGAAAAACAATTCTACGACGTTGATGTTGGCAAGAAGTTTTCTGCTAATGTTATTCATTAAGTGCGTCTCTGTTTTCCCTGCAAGTGCTCAGGATCGAATTATCAAAGGGAAGGTGACTTCGGAGGAGGACAAGAGCGGTATTCCGGGCGTAAATATTGTGGTCAAAGGAGCGACAACTGGCACCATTTCCGACGGCGATGGCAATTACTCCCTTGGAGTACCAGCGAGTGCTGAAACCCTGGTTTTTTCCTTTATTGGCCTTGAAACCCAGGAAGTTGCTATCGGCTCACAGTCGGTTATCGATTTAGCGATGAGCTCAGATGTAAAGCAGCTTACTGAAGTAGTTGTAACGGCCTTTGGTATGGAGCGTAACAAAGCGGCCCTGGGCTATTCCATACAAAGTGTGGGAGGGGATATTGTTAGCAAAGTACCCAACCAAAACATTGTGAATAACCTTTCGGGCAGGGTGGCTGGCCTGCAAGTGTCGGGCAATAGTGTGCCTGGAGGTAGTCCGGAGTTTATCATTCGTGGCTTTTCGTCTGTCAGCGGCAACAACCAACCGTTGGTTGTCATTGATGGAGTGCCCATTCAACAAACGTCGAATAGTACATCGACAGAAAGAACAAATAACCAAAGATTTGGAGGCGGTCTTTCGGAAATCGACCCGAACAACATTGCCGAGATCAGCTTATTGAAAGGGCCAAATGCAGCGGCACTTTATGGGTCACGAGCTGCTAATGGTGTTATTCTTGTTACGACGAAGAGCGGAAAGAACAACAAAGGTATTGGCGTTGATGCCAATTTTAGTACCACCTTCGAAAACCCTTTGGTGAAGCCAAAGTTCCAAAACACCTATGGCGGAGGCTTCGGATACAGATCATGGTACGCCGATGGGTGGAGCGGTACTGTGGATGGCTTCAAGGGCACCCGTGGTACAGATGAAAGCTGGGGTGCGCCTTTGGACGGCAGACTTGTTCGGCAGTGGTGGACGGGTACAGAAACTGCTCCACTTGTAGCGCAGCCAGACAACTGGGAACAGTGGTGGGAAACCGGCAGAACCACGGTTAGCACGGTGGCCATCTCAGGAGGAAACGACAACGGAAACTTTCGCCTGGCTATCGGCAGAACCGATCAGGATGGCATTGTCCACAATAATAATTTCTGGAGAAATAACTTCAGGCTGAATTCAACCTATAAGTTCACTGATAAACTGTCGATCACAACGATTGGCGAGTATATTAAATCAGGATCTGACAACAGGAACTTCCTGAGTAATCAAACTTTCATTTGGCACCACAGGGATGTTGACTATGATAAGCTTCGCAATTATAAGGACTATGAAGATGTACATATCCAGAGAGCGGGCAATACCGAGCCGCCTAACTGGCAGCACACCTATTTTACCAATCCTTACTTCATCGAAGAGGTGCTTGTGCGGCCCAATGAAAAGGACAGGTTTCTTGGCAATGTCGCATTGAACTATGAGTTCAACGAGTGGCTGAGTTTGATGGTACGGTCGGGCACGGATGTTTGGACTGATACAAGATTGAACATCATAGCCTACGAAAGAACGAGAAACTCTTTTGGTAGAGGCTCTTACAGCGAAGAGGTGCTAAGGAGACAAGAAACTAACTCTGACTTCATTTTCACACTGAACAAAGATTTGACCCCCGACCTGAAACTGACGGCGCAAGCCGGAGGAGTTTCAAGGGTCAATTATTATAAACGCAACTATTCAGAGGTTCAGCAGCTCACCATCGACAAGGTGTACAACCTTGGAAATAATGCCTCTCCCAATATCGACGCCAGTGCGGTAGAAGAATCCCAGGTAAATAGTTTGTTCGGGTCGTTTCAGGTTGGATACAACAACTACCTGTTTCTTGATGTAACAGGCAGAAATGATTGGTCAAGCACCTTGCCAGCCTCTAATAATTCCTTCTTTTACCCTTCTGTGTCATTGAGTGGTGTTGTTACTGAAATGCTGGGGATAAAGAACTCAGTACTTTCATTTGGAAAGTTAAGAGCCAGCTGGGCGCAGGTGGGCAACGATGCTGACCCTTATTTACTGCAGCAGGTATTTAGTCCGACAGGTTTGTGGGATGGAGCTATCCCGAAATTTGCGGAAAGCAAGGAGATTGCTAACTCTAGCCTCAAGCCAGAAATTACCACGGGAATTGAGCTGGGTGCCGACTTACGCTTTCTTTCCGGCAGGATTGGTCTGGATCTGACCTATTATAATCAAACCACCCGGGATCAGATTCTTGGTGTAGATATCTCAAGAGCTTCCGGATATACCCGCCGAGTCTTGAATGCAGGAGAGATTCAAAACAAAGGCGTGGAGGTTCAACTCAATGGAACACTGGTACAAGTTGCCAACAGCCTGAGATGGGATATAGGGGTTAACTTTTCAAAAAACAGAAACGAAGTCGTTGCTCTGGCCGATGGGCTTACCTCTCTGACTTTATGGTCTGAAAGAGGCGCTTCACTGGAGGCACGTGTCGGCGAGCCTTATGGCAACCTTTATGGTAACAAGTTTGCCAGGGCCGATGACGGTCAGTTGCTCTATAAAAATGGCTACCCTTATAACCTCGCCGGACAGCATGTGATTGGCAACATTACGCCTGATTGGCTGGCTGGAGTGTCTAATACATTCAGCTATAAAGGTGTTGCCCTCAGCGTGCTTTTCGACATGAAGAAAGGTGGGGCACTTTACGACATGGGGGTGAGCTTGCAAAGGGTGACTGGTGTGCTGGAAGAAACCGGCGTTGGTCGTGAGGAAGGTGTGATTGGTGCTGGTGTCAAAAACATGGGGACTGAGGAAAGCCCACAGTATGTCAACAACGACGTGGTGGTTCCTGCTCGTAACTTCTACGGGTACTACAGCGGTCGCCAGTATCATGAGGCTGCTGTTTTTGATGGGACTTATGTGAAGCTTAGAGAGGCATCGTTGTCCTATACCCTGCCTGCAAAATGGATGAGCAATAACTTCCTTCAGTCGGTTTCAGTGTCTGTGGTAGGCCGCAATCTTGCTATCCTTTTCAAAAACACGGTTCATGCTGATCCTGAAATTAGCAGTGCAAGCCTGGGCTATAGCTACGGTCAGCTGCCCAGCACAAGAAGCATGGGTTTCAGCGTAAATGTTAAATTTTAA
- the argC gene encoding N-acetyl-gamma-glutamyl-phosphate reductase — MPESKELKITAGIWGAAGYTAGELVRILLNHPKVSLSHLVSESQAGSPITSIHTDLLGETDLVFAEKFDSWPDVIFLCKGHGASIGFLKEQAIPESTKVIDLSHDFRLSSNPLGFVYGLPELNADKVKKARLIANPGCFATAMELALLPAASAGLLKSEIHISGITGSTGAGQSLSPTSHFTWREGNMSAYKVMEHQHLAEVAETLSFASLAEVPPINFIPYRGNYTRGIITTAYFDYTGDEAKLVKQYTDFYKKTPFTHVSSVNPDLKMVVNTNKCVVYPKKVGNKAVVISIIDNLLKGASGQAVQNMNLAMGWEERTGLQLKGVAF; from the coding sequence ATGCCGGAGAGTAAAGAATTGAAGATAACAGCAGGTATATGGGGTGCTGCTGGCTACACTGCCGGAGAGCTTGTTCGGATACTCCTTAATCATCCCAAAGTGTCGCTCAGCCATTTGGTGAGCGAAAGCCAGGCTGGGTCACCTATTACCAGTATCCACACCGATTTACTTGGAGAGACCGACCTGGTGTTTGCTGAGAAGTTTGACAGCTGGCCTGATGTCATTTTCTTGTGTAAGGGCCACGGCGCTTCGATCGGTTTTCTAAAAGAGCAGGCCATCCCTGAGTCAACCAAGGTGATAGACCTCAGTCATGACTTCCGGTTATCGTCCAACCCTCTGGGTTTTGTGTACGGACTTCCCGAGCTCAATGCCGATAAGGTGAAAAAAGCAAGACTGATTGCCAATCCGGGTTGTTTTGCTACAGCAATGGAATTGGCTCTGCTGCCAGCTGCTTCTGCTGGTCTGCTGAAAAGTGAAATACATATTTCCGGCATCACAGGGTCTACAGGAGCAGGCCAGTCGCTTAGCCCGACCAGCCATTTCACCTGGAGAGAAGGTAACATGTCTGCCTACAAAGTGATGGAGCACCAGCACCTGGCTGAAGTGGCTGAAACACTTTCTTTCGCTTCGCTGGCAGAGGTTCCACCCATCAATTTTATTCCTTACCGGGGCAACTACACCAGAGGGATTATCACCACGGCTTATTTCGACTATACCGGTGATGAGGCAAAACTTGTAAAGCAGTACACTGATTTTTACAAGAAAACGCCCTTCACACATGTCTCCTCTGTGAATCCCGATTTGAAGATGGTAGTAAACACCAACAAGTGTGTGGTTTACCCAAAAAAGGTGGGCAACAAAGCGGTGGTTATTTCTATTATCGATAACCTCTTGAAAGGTGCGTCGGGTCAGGCGGTTCAAAACATGAATCTTGCTATGGGTTGGGAGGAGAGGACGGGCCTCCAGTTGAAGGGAGTGGCTTTCTAG
- the nqrE gene encoding NADH:ubiquinone reductase (Na(+)-transporting) subunit E: MEALNIFIKSAFIDNMIFAYFLGMCSFLAVSKKVSTAIGLGAAVIFVLGITVPINWVMQTFILNEGALSWLGASFETIDLSFLTFIMFIAIIAAIVQLVEMIIEKASPALYGSLGIFLPLIAVNCAILGASLFMIQRDYTIVEATAYGLGSGVGWMLAIVALAAVREKLKYSHVPDGLKGLGLTMLITGLMGIAFKSFIGIAI; this comes from the coding sequence ATGGAAGCATTAAACATATTCATTAAGAGCGCATTTATCGACAACATGATATTTGCCTATTTTCTTGGCATGTGTTCATTCCTGGCCGTTTCCAAAAAAGTGAGCACGGCGATTGGTTTGGGTGCTGCAGTAATTTTCGTTTTGGGTATTACCGTGCCTATCAACTGGGTGATGCAAACTTTCATACTAAACGAAGGCGCACTTAGCTGGCTTGGTGCAAGCTTCGAAACGATAGACCTTAGCTTCCTTACCTTTATCATGTTCATAGCCATTATCGCAGCTATTGTGCAGCTGGTAGAAATGATCATTGAAAAAGCTTCTCCTGCGCTTTATGGCTCTCTGGGTATTTTCCTTCCTTTGATTGCTGTAAACTGTGCAATACTAGGCGCTTCCCTTTTCATGATTCAGAGAGACTACACCATTGTGGAGGCAACAGCCTACGGTCTTGGATCAGGGGTGGGATGGATGCTCGCCATTGTGGCACTGGCTGCGGTGAGAGAAAAGCTGAAGTATTCTCATGTGCCAGATGGGCTTAAAGGTCTTGGCCTTACGATGTTGATTACCGGATTGATGGGGATTGCATTTAAGTCCTTTATTGGAATCGCTATTTGA
- a CDS encoding GNAT family N-acetyltransferase encodes MTQFSVRVATAADVPFVETICQQIEESALKRGTGIAKRSPEYIAKKMLENKAIVAFTKSGDWAGFCYIETWSHGKFAANSGLIVHPDFRKEGLAKRIKEKAFDHSRKMFPNAKLFGLTTSLPVMKINSDLGYEPVVYSELTEDEDFWKGCASCVNYSILMSKNKTNCICTAMLFDPKEQSEKRWNFIKKSKVYERLVRLKRAAFLKFTGKKAAEQVSLQRA; translated from the coding sequence ATGACACAATTTTCTGTCAGGGTAGCGACAGCTGCCGACGTTCCGTTTGTTGAAACAATCTGCCAGCAGATCGAGGAAAGCGCTCTGAAAAGAGGTACTGGTATAGCTAAACGTTCTCCCGAGTATATCGCTAAAAAGATGCTGGAAAATAAAGCAATTGTGGCCTTTACTAAAAGCGGGGACTGGGCCGGCTTTTGCTATATAGAGACCTGGAGCCATGGTAAGTTTGCTGCCAACTCAGGCCTTATCGTTCACCCGGATTTTCGCAAGGAGGGTCTCGCCAAGCGAATCAAAGAAAAGGCGTTCGATCATTCACGTAAAATGTTCCCGAATGCGAAGCTTTTTGGTTTAACCACCAGCTTGCCGGTGATGAAGATAAACTCCGATCTTGGCTACGAACCCGTTGTCTATTCGGAACTTACCGAAGACGAGGACTTTTGGAAGGGCTGTGCCAGCTGCGTGAATTACAGCATCCTGATGAGTAAGAACAAAACCAACTGTATTTGCACTGCGATGCTTTTCGATCCAAAAGAACAGTCCGAGAAAAGGTGGAATTTCATTAAGAAATCAAAGGTTTATGAGCGTCTTGTGAGGCTCAAGCGGGCAGCTTTTCTTAAATTCACGGGCAAGAAAGCTGCTGAGCAGGTAAGCTTGCAGAGAGCTTAG
- a CDS encoding NADH:ubiquinone reductase (Na(+)-transporting) subunit D, with translation MSTETLEKPVVKEAEPLFSKRRKKFVTDPLNDDNPVTVQVLGICSALAVTVKMQPTLVMAIAVTLVIVFSNLLISLMRTLIPNRVRIIVQLAVVATLVTLVSEVLKAYAFDMYKVLGAYVGLIITNCIVMGRLEAFALANKPYDSMLDGLGSGLGYSWIILAVAFFRELFGSASIFDFKVFAAMGLDFPTNGLMVDPIGAFMILGLIIWVQRTKNGYVEH, from the coding sequence ATGAGCACTGAAACGCTAGAAAAACCAGTAGTTAAAGAAGCGGAACCTTTATTCTCGAAAAGGCGGAAGAAGTTTGTTACTGATCCGCTGAATGACGATAACCCGGTTACTGTTCAGGTGTTGGGTATTTGCTCGGCATTGGCAGTAACAGTGAAAATGCAGCCTACTCTCGTGATGGCGATTGCCGTTACGCTGGTAATTGTATTTTCTAACCTTCTTATTTCTCTTATGCGTACCCTTATTCCCAACAGGGTGCGTATCATCGTGCAGCTAGCAGTAGTGGCAACGCTCGTGACATTGGTAAGTGAGGTGCTAAAGGCCTATGCTTTTGACATGTACAAAGTGTTGGGAGCTTACGTAGGTCTGATCATCACCAATTGCATAGTAATGGGTCGCCTTGAGGCGTTCGCCCTGGCTAACAAGCCCTATGACTCAATGCTTGATGGTTTGGGTAGCGGCTTGGGTTATTCGTGGATCATCCTGGCCGTGGCTTTCTTCAGGGAGCTTTTTGGCTCGGCTTCAATATTTGACTTCAAAGTATTTGCTGCTATGGGACTGGACTTCCCAACCAACGGACTGATGGTTGACCCAATCGGAGCATTTATGATACTTGGCTTGATCATTTGGGTACAAAGAACTAAAAACGGTTACGTAGAACACTAA